A genomic region of Solanum dulcamara chromosome 2, daSolDulc1.2, whole genome shotgun sequence contains the following coding sequences:
- the LOC129880948 gene encoding chalcone synthase 2 — protein MVTVEEVRMAQRAKGPATIMAIGTATPSNCVDQCTYPDYYFRITNSEHMTELKEKFKRMCDKSMIKKRYMHLTEEILKENPNICEYMAPSLDARQDIVVVEVPKLGKEAAQKAIKEWGQPKSKITHLVFCTTSGVDMPGADYQLTKLLGLRPSVKRLMMYQQGCFAGGTVIRLAKDLAENNKNARVLVVCSEITAVTFRGPSDTHLDSMVGQALFGDGAAAMIIGSDPLPEVERPLFELVSAAQTLLPDSEGAIDGHLREVGLTFHLLKDVPGLISKNIEKSLIEAFQPLGISDWNSIFWIAHPGGPAILDQVELKLGLKPEKLRATRQVLSDYGNMSSACVLFILDEMRKASAKEGLSTTGEGLDWGVLFGFGPGLTVEAVVLHSVST, from the exons ATGGTGACTGTAGAGGAGGTTCGAATGGCGCAGCGTGCAAAGGGGCCAGCTACCATCATGGCCATAGGCACGGCGACTCCTTCGAACTGTGTTGATCAGTGTACCTATCCTGATTATTATTTTCGAATTACTAATAGTGAGCATATGACTGAGCTTAAAGAGAAATTCAAGCGCATGT GTGATAAATCAATGATTAAGAAGAGGTATATGCACTTAACAGAAGAAATTCTGAAAGAAAACCCAAATATTTGTGAATACATGGCTCCTTCTCTTGATGCTAGGCAAGATATAGTGGTGGTTGAAGTGCCAAAACTTGGGAAAGAAGCAGCCCAAAAGGCCATTAAAGAATGGGGCCAGCCTAAGTCTAAAATTACCCATTTGGTCTTTTGCACCACTAGTGGGGTGGACATGCCTGGGGCTGACTACCAACTCACTAAGCTTCTCGGGCTTCGACCCTCTGTCAAGCGGCTCATGATGTACCAACAAGGTTGCTTTGCCGGTGGGACTGTAATCCGACTGGCAAAGGACTTGGCTGAAAATAACAAGAATGCTCGAGTCCTTGTTGTTTGCTCAGAAATAACTGCAGTTACTTTTCGTGGCCCAAGTGATACTCATTTGGATAGTATGGTTGGACAAGCCCTTTTTGGTGATGGGGCAGCCGCGATGATTATAGGTTCAGATCCATTACCAGAAGTCGAAAGGCCTTTGTTTGAACTTGTTTCTGCAGCCCAAACTCTTCTCCCAGATAGCGAAGGCGCTATCGATGGTCACCTTCGTGAAGTTGGGCTAACATTTCACTTACTCAAAGATGTTCCTGGATTGATCTCAAAAAACATTGAAAAGAGTTTGATAGAAGCATTCCAACCATTGGGCATTTCTGATTGGAATTCTATCTTTTGGATTGCGCACCCTGGTGGGCCGGCAATTTTGGACCAAGTTGAATTAAAGTTGGGCCTAAAGCCTGAAAAACTTCGGGCTACTAGGCAAGTTTTAAGTGACTATGGAAATATGTCTAGTGCTTGTGTTCTATTTATTTTGGATGAAATGAGGAAGGCCTCAGCCAAAGAAGGGCTTAGTACTACTGGTGAAGGCCTTGATTGGGGTGTACTTTTTGGATTTGGGCCTGGGCTTACAGTTGAGGCTGTTGTGCTCCATAGTGTCTCTACTTAG